In the genome of Lactuca sativa cultivar Salinas chromosome 3, Lsat_Salinas_v11, whole genome shotgun sequence, the window CGCTGTTTGATGTCACTTGTCATGAATCTATCCATTTCCACCAATTTTTAGAATCCTGCCTTTCTTTCATTAATCTCTTCTTCTGAAAGTAGTCGATCATCTGCTAGGAGATCGAGCTCATGTATTCTTTTTTTAGTTTCCAGTATTTCATTCACCTCCTTGGGGTGGTCTGTGGCCCGCCAGCCCCTTATCCTATTTTTTAGAAATTTCATTTTTGCCATCAAATACATATTCGGAGCTCCATAACCCTCAAATTCCTTCCAAGTGCTTTTAACTACTTCTTCAAAACCTTCTCGGTCAAGCCATGAATTAAACAGGCGGAATGGGGGTTTTCCAAAATCCGCGAAGGATGTTTGAAGGATTATCGGGCTATGGTCTGACAGCTCCCTAGGCAGGGCAATGGTTGAAGTAAATGGAAAGATATTGACAAAGTTGTTACATACCAGGAATCTATCGAGTTTGCTGAGTTTGTTGAGTGAGTTATAGCAGTAGGTGTATTTACTCCCCCCCAATCTGATATCGTGAAGGCCTGCATCTGAGATGAATTTGTTGAAATAAAACGCAGAGGAAGCACAAAAATGAGAATTAAGACGCTCCTCTCTTCTTCTAACTGTGTTGAAATCTCCAAACAAAATCCATGTTCCTTGCCTCTCCCTTTTAATCTGTAGCAACTCATCCCATAATCTTTTCTTCTCATCCAGGTCATGAGGACCATATATATTTGCCAATATCGTGTTATCTGGGATTCCCTCCCAATCACCAATTGTTATCAAGAACCGGCTTGATTTTATAACTTCGTGCACCTCAAAGATGTTTACATCCCACATGCTCAACAATCCCCCCGATTTTCCTGACGATTGCATTGCCGAGAAGCCAAATTCCTCTGAGTCCCAACACCCACGAACATCAATTGCTTCAATGTTTGTAATTTGAGTTTCTTGCACTCCCAGGAATGAGATCCGATTTTGGACCTTAAGTCTTTTAATCCATCTGACTTTATGAGCCTCGCCGATCCCTTTTACATTCAGACTTAGGCAATTCATTACAACTCACGGTGCTCACCTTCCTCTCCCATGGCTTCCTGAAGAATAGGGTCATCAGGGTTTATGTCGAAACCCAGTTCTTTTCCTATCTCGGTTGTTTTTACAAGTTCGGCTCGCCGGGGGTTTTGGGGGTATTCATCTATGATCACAGCCTGCTGTATAGGAGGGGTATTGAGGTCAATTTGATTTTCTACTGGAGAGTTACGAGGAGAATCCGGCAATGGGACAGTATGTGGCATCGGATCTATATCACCCGAATCAAACACTGGACTAATACTAGGAGTTGTATCTAACATTCTTCTCCTTTTCCCATTGGACCTACCCACTATGAAAGTGTGGGCTTCGT includes:
- the LOC111912319 gene encoding uncharacterized protein LOC111912319, which codes for MQSSGKSGGLLSMWDVNIFEVHEVIKSSRFLITIGDWEGIPDNTILANIYGPHDLDEKKRLWDELLQIKRERQGTWILFGDFNTVRRREERLNSHFCASSAFYFNKFISDAGLHDIRLGGSKYTYCYNSLNKLSKLDRFLVCNNFVNIFPFTSTIALPRELSDHSPIILQTSFADFGKPPFRLFNSWLDREGFEEVVKSTWKEFEGYGAPNMYLMAKMKFLKNRIRGWRATDHPKEVNEILETKKRIHELDLLADDRLLSEEEINERKAGF